Proteins encoded together in one Streptomyces umbrinus window:
- a CDS encoding CGNR zinc finger domain-containing protein: protein MLITHDTRCALDAVVDLVNTAPEDDTADGLANLPALHDFVRNHDISDVGTLSELDLSAVRKIRTRFAGVFAGTDPRAAAALINELVAAAGTTPRLTDHDGYDWHVHYFAPGASVADHLAADCGMALAFFVVAGEQERLRRCEAPDCRRAFVDLSRNRSRRYCDSRTCGNRLHVAAYRARRKEAAG, encoded by the coding sequence GTGCTGATCACCCACGACACCCGGTGCGCCCTCGACGCCGTGGTAGATCTGGTGAACACCGCACCGGAGGACGACACGGCGGACGGGCTCGCAAACCTCCCAGCCCTGCACGATTTCGTACGGAACCACGACATCAGCGATGTCGGCACCCTGTCCGAGCTCGATCTCTCGGCGGTGCGCAAGATCCGCACGCGTTTCGCCGGAGTCTTCGCGGGCACGGATCCCCGGGCCGCCGCCGCGCTCATCAACGAGCTGGTCGCCGCCGCGGGCACCACTCCGCGTCTCACGGATCACGACGGCTACGACTGGCACGTGCACTACTTCGCGCCGGGCGCGTCCGTCGCAGACCATCTCGCCGCCGACTGCGGCATGGCCCTGGCGTTCTTCGTGGTGGCGGGCGAACAGGAGCGGCTGCGCCGCTGTGAGGCACCGGACTGCAGGCGCGCCTTCGTCGATCTCTCCCGCAACCGCTCCCGCCGCTACTGCGACAGCCGCACCTGCGGAAACCGTCTGCATGTGGCCGCCTACCGGGCGCGTCGCAAGGAGGCGGCGGGCTGA